One genomic segment of Clostridium estertheticum subsp. estertheticum includes these proteins:
- the flhF gene encoding flagellar biosynthesis protein FlhF, translated as MIIKHYIVNTMNEAMTRIRYELGRDAVIISQRKIRKPGIKGFFSAKSIEVTAAVENEVNEKKQNTVNDNDNGRNSNELNNIELNSIEAIKKVVQQENENVNHSRVVQKQNNSVHKDSNQSDNNSENLMSEMMKMKTMISELSLERELSQVGKPMENQKSDIEEILFDNDVDSENIENIIRKIKNDKTEKTDFEKSKIILKEMIHITKPKLQGRIVLVGPTGVGKTTTIAKLAGKLALAEGKKVGLITVDTYRIGAVEQLKAYADIMNLPFKVVYNMNDMDKAIKSMSECEVVLIDTTGRSSKNKMQIAELRTFVEKADTKNIHLVLSSTTKNRDMKYIIEGYRILNYSSIIVTKLDETSTYGSILNILEIAKIPLSFVSIGQNVPDDIKELSADSIVSLILGEDTIC; from the coding sequence ATGATTATAAAACATTATATAGTTAATACCATGAATGAGGCCATGACAAGAATAAGATATGAATTAGGAAGAGATGCGGTAATTATAAGCCAAAGGAAAATTAGAAAGCCAGGAATAAAGGGATTCTTTTCTGCAAAAAGTATTGAAGTTACCGCTGCAGTTGAAAATGAAGTAAATGAAAAAAAACAAAATACAGTAAATGATAATGACAATGGTCGAAATAGTAATGAATTAAATAACATAGAACTAAATAGTATAGAAGCAATAAAAAAAGTTGTGCAGCAGGAAAATGAAAATGTAAACCATTCAAGAGTGGTCCAAAAACAAAATAACAGTGTACATAAAGATTCTAATCAAAGTGATAATAATTCAGAGAATTTAATGAGTGAAATGATGAAAATGAAAACTATGATTAGTGAGCTCTCTCTCGAGAGAGAACTCTCTCAAGTTGGCAAGCCAATGGAAAATCAAAAGAGTGACATAGAAGAGATATTATTTGATAATGATGTAGATAGTGAAAATATTGAGAATATAATCAGGAAAATTAAAAATGATAAGACTGAAAAAACAGATTTTGAAAAATCAAAAATTATATTAAAAGAAATGATTCATATAACCAAACCAAAACTCCAAGGTAGAATAGTGCTTGTAGGTCCAACGGGTGTAGGAAAAACTACAACTATAGCAAAACTTGCAGGTAAGCTTGCTCTAGCTGAGGGAAAAAAAGTAGGGCTGATTACTGTAGATACTTATAGAATAGGTGCAGTAGAACAGTTAAAAGCTTATGCTGATATTATGAACTTGCCTTTCAAAGTTGTATATAATATGAATGATATGGACAAGGCAATAAAAAGTATGAGTGAATGTGAGGTAGTGTTAATTGATACTACAGGACGAAGTAGTAAAAATAAAATGCAAATAGCTGAACTTCGAACATTTGTAGAAAAAGCAGATACTAAAAATATCCATTTAGTTCTAAGCTCTACAACTAAAAATAGAGACATGAAATATATTATTGAAGGATATCGAATTTTGAATTATAGTAGTATAATAGTAACTAAATTAGATGAAACTTCCACATATGGATCTATACTAAATATACTAGAAATAGCTAAAATACCTCTTAGTTTTGTGTCAATTGGTCAGAACGTACCTGATGATATTAAAGAGTTATCTGCTGATTCAATTGTTAGCCTTATACTAGGAGAGGATACCATATGCTAG
- a CDS encoding flagellar biosynthetic protein FliO, with protein sequence MLDKEFWMFMFKIIIFLPFILFMLYLSLKYGGTKLRKLQDGRYMRILDRISLSKENSIAVVKIGDKAYAVSSSLNDVKILFELPSEEIIKIEKIKELPQYEDMKDLFKKHIFKKQTKEEVRYENKK encoded by the coding sequence ATGTTAGATAAAGAATTTTGGATGTTTATGTTTAAAATTATAATATTTTTACCTTTCATATTATTTATGTTGTATTTATCCTTAAAATATGGAGGAACAAAACTTCGTAAATTGCAAGATGGTAGATATATGAGGATACTCGATAGAATTTCTTTATCTAAGGAAAACAGTATTGCGGTTGTAAAAATTGGTGATAAAGCCTATGCTGTATCATCAAGTTTAAATGATGTTAAAATTCTATTTGAATTACCTAGCGAAGAAATTATAAAAATAGAAAAAATTAAAGAGCTACCTCAATATGAAGACATGAAGGATTTATTCAAAAAACATATTTTTAAAAAGCAAACTAAAGAGGAAGTTAGATATGAAAATAAAAAATAA
- a CDS encoding MinD/ParA family protein has product MLDQAQILRQMAKKNDNKVDLQPRIITVTSGKGGVGKSNIVVNLSIALQKMGKKVMIFDADIGMGNDDIIMGCSSKYSVFDVISKGKEIEEVVLTGPFGVKLLPGGSALTKVEDLTEVERNIFLNKLTALTGLDYIIMDTGAGVNKSVLGFIACCEDLVIVTTPEPTSLTDAYSLLKAVKHFDIKNSAKVIINRSLDNNEADLTFKKFNNAVIKFLDMKLEYLGKIGEDKKLSYAVRQQEPVIVSYPNSGAAQDINKIASKLEGTKDKVSGIGVEGLFKRIFSIFS; this is encoded by the coding sequence ATGCTAGACCAAGCACAAATACTCAGGCAGATGGCAAAGAAAAATGATAACAAGGTGGATTTGCAACCAAGAATTATAACTGTTACATCAGGTAAAGGGGGCGTAGGTAAAAGCAATATAGTAGTGAATTTATCTATAGCACTTCAAAAAATGGGCAAAAAAGTTATGATTTTTGATGCGGATATTGGTATGGGTAATGATGATATTATAATGGGATGTTCATCAAAATATAGTGTATTTGATGTTATAAGTAAAGGCAAAGAAATCGAGGAAGTGGTTTTAACAGGACCATTTGGTGTAAAACTCCTTCCAGGAGGTTCAGCTCTTACAAAGGTTGAGGATTTGACAGAAGTTGAAAGAAATATATTTTTAAATAAGCTTACAGCTTTAACGGGACTTGATTATATAATAATGGATACAGGAGCTGGTGTAAATAAAAGCGTTTTGGGTTTTATTGCTTGTTGTGAAGATTTAGTAATTGTAACAACGCCAGAACCTACGTCGCTAACTGATGCTTATAGTTTACTCAAGGCTGTTAAGCATTTTGATATTAAAAATTCTGCTAAAGTTATAATAAATAGGTCCCTAGACAATAATGAAGCTGATTTGACATTTAAGAAATTTAATAATGCTGTTATTAAATTTCTTGATATGAAACTTGAATATTTGGGTAAAATCGGTGAAGATAAGAAATTGTCTTATGCGGTAAGGCAACAAGAGCCTGTAATTGTAAGTTATCCGAATTCTGGGGCGGCTCAGGATATAAATAAGATTGCAAGTAAACTTGAGGGCACAAAGGATAAAGTAAGTGGTATTGGTGTAGAGGGGCTATTTAAAAGGATTTTCAGCATTTTTTCATAA
- the fliP gene encoding flagellar type III secretion system pore protein FliP (The bacterial flagellar biogenesis protein FliP forms a type III secretion system (T3SS)-type pore required for flagellar assembly.) has translation MKIKNKNLFVFALALAITGIAMISIVHATTIPVPKINISVDNASTPKEYVDNIKLLLLLTVLTLLPSIIIMSTSFVRIIIVLSLFKSAIGIQNAVPKEVIIGLALFLTFFTMAPTFTKINSEALTPYLNSKITQKVAIEKGSKPMRDFMLKQTRAKDLKLFLDVGKLQDTVKNQVDGNGKEILKNGKPVVTYDKVPLYAVVPSFIISELRRAFEMGFLLFIPFIIIDIVTGSILMAMGMMMLPPVMISLPFKLLLFVMVDGWNLLAKALIMSFS, from the coding sequence ATGAAAATAAAAAATAAAAATTTGTTTGTTTTTGCTCTGGCTCTTGCTATAACAGGTATAGCGATGATAAGCATTGTACATGCAACTACAATACCAGTACCTAAAATTAATATTTCGGTTGATAATGCGAGTACACCAAAGGAGTATGTTGATAATATTAAGTTATTATTACTTCTAACAGTACTTACTTTATTGCCATCAATTATTATAATGTCTACAAGTTTTGTAAGAATAATTATAGTGTTATCATTATTCAAAAGTGCTATAGGTATTCAAAATGCAGTACCAAAAGAGGTTATAATTGGACTTGCTCTATTTTTAACATTTTTTACTATGGCTCCGACATTTACAAAAATCAATAGTGAGGCTTTAACTCCTTATTTAAACAGTAAAATAACTCAAAAGGTTGCAATTGAAAAAGGTTCGAAACCCATGAGGGACTTTATGTTAAAACAGACTAGAGCAAAAGATTTAAAACTTTTCTTAGATGTAGGTAAATTACAGGATACAGTTAAAAATCAAGTTGATGGTAATGGAAAAGAAATACTTAAAAATGGAAAACCTGTAGTTACATATGACAAAGTACCATTATATGCTGTTGTGCCATCATTTATAATAAGTGAATTAAGACGAGCTTTTGAAATGGGATTTTTACTGTTTATACCGTTTATTATAATAGATATAGTAACAGGTAGTATACTTATGGCTATGGGGATGATGATGTTACCACCAGTTATGATTTCTCTTCCATTTAAATTATTGTTATTTGTTATGGTTGATGGATGGAATTTGCTTGCAAAAGCGCTGATTATGAGTTTTAGTTGA
- the fliQ gene encoding flagellar biosynthesis protein FliQ, with product MTESIVLSVIKDAIYTAIMISAPILVVATVVGLIISIFQATTQIQEQTLTFVPKLVAVALIGLLMGSWMLHIMLDFTTRIFALIANMGG from the coding sequence ATGACAGAGAGTATTGTATTATCCGTAATAAAAGATGCTATCTATACTGCAATAATGATATCTGCTCCAATTTTAGTTGTAGCTACTGTAGTAGGGCTAATAATAAGTATATTCCAAGCTACTACTCAAATTCAAGAGCAAACATTAACTTTTGTGCCAAAACTCGTTGCAGTAGCACTAATTGGCTTATTAATGGGTAGTTGGATGCTCCATATAATGCTTGATTTTACTACTAGGATTTTTGCACTTATAGCTAATATGGGAGGTTAG
- a CDS encoding fused FliR family export protein/FlhB family type III secretion system protein, which yields MTNMAYYLGFIMVLLRISAFFMSIPIFFPKSAPALLKVGFCAVFTFIIMPGINYQNVNLITNNGTLIIFSLAEVVTGLMLGYLTKFCFYSAQMAGQLMDFQIGFSMMSMFDPISNENVTLLGNLLYWVSMVMFFVVDGHHMLIRAIIDSFNNVEIGKFILSQQTSMMMLKVFIEFFTLGLKIAIPIILIIIITDLSIGLVSRTVPQLNVMILGMPIKIVIGLACFSLVLPAAITLIVNSFYTIPDIIKGLYKVIPLLVFVSSDSGEKTEDATPKKKSDSKKKGQVAKSKELSSTTTLLTVTILMMTLGAYTLDNLKGIVILFLNNYLTFTLTEYTFKTVLLVSVMKFGILILPIVVPIMIMGIVASLMQSGFIFTGEPLKPDLKKLNPISGFKKIFSMRSVVDLIKNLTIVTLISVIAYKFVKNNYMQIMNYGSLKIEAILAAFGSLVIDIFFKIAIVMLIISVIDFAYQKYKHNKELKMSMQEIKEEYKQQEGDPQIKSKIRQKQREMASGRMMQDVPDATVVITNPTHLAIAIKYEQGGDGAPIVVAIGADNVAIKIKEIASENDIPIIENKPVARLIYKELEVGSEIPADMYQAVAEILALVYKLKKK from the coding sequence TTGACTAATATGGCTTACTATTTAGGCTTTATCATGGTACTTCTTAGAATATCAGCATTCTTTATGAGTATACCAATTTTCTTCCCCAAATCTGCCCCTGCTTTGCTTAAGGTCGGATTTTGTGCTGTTTTCACTTTTATAATTATGCCAGGAATTAATTATCAAAATGTGAATTTAATTACTAATAATGGAACGCTCATAATATTTTCACTAGCAGAGGTTGTTACTGGTTTAATGCTTGGGTACTTAACAAAGTTTTGTTTTTACTCTGCGCAAATGGCTGGGCAACTTATGGATTTCCAAATCGGATTTTCTATGATGAGTATGTTTGATCCCATATCTAACGAGAATGTTACTTTACTAGGGAATTTGCTTTATTGGGTAAGTATGGTAATGTTTTTTGTGGTGGATGGCCACCATATGTTAATTAGAGCGATTATTGATTCATTCAATAATGTTGAAATTGGGAAATTTATATTATCGCAGCAAACATCTATGATGATGCTGAAAGTTTTCATAGAGTTTTTCACGCTTGGATTAAAAATAGCAATACCGATTATTTTAATAATTATCATAACAGATTTAAGTATTGGGCTTGTTTCAAGAACAGTACCACAATTAAATGTTATGATTTTAGGTATGCCAATAAAAATAGTAATAGGACTTGCTTGTTTTTCATTAGTGCTTCCTGCGGCGATTACTTTAATAGTGAATTCTTTTTACACTATTCCAGATATAATCAAGGGGCTTTATAAAGTAATACCACTACTTGTTTTTGTCTCATCTGATAGTGGTGAAAAAACTGAAGATGCTACTCCTAAGAAGAAAAGTGACTCAAAGAAAAAGGGTCAAGTTGCTAAAAGTAAGGAATTATCTTCTACCACAACACTACTCACAGTAACAATTCTGATGATGACGCTTGGGGCATATACTCTAGACAATTTAAAAGGTATAGTAATTCTTTTCTTAAACAATTATTTAACATTTACACTTACTGAGTATACTTTTAAAACTGTGCTTTTAGTATCAGTTATGAAATTTGGTATTTTAATTTTGCCGATTGTGGTTCCTATTATGATAATGGGAATAGTTGCAAGCCTTATGCAATCTGGATTTATATTTACAGGTGAACCACTTAAACCAGATCTTAAAAAACTAAATCCTATAAGTGGGTTTAAGAAAATATTTTCCATGAGATCAGTGGTGGATTTAATTAAAAATTTAACTATAGTTACTCTTATATCAGTTATAGCTTATAAATTTGTTAAAAATAACTATATGCAAATAATGAATTACGGGAGCTTAAAAATAGAGGCTATTTTGGCGGCCTTTGGAAGTCTAGTTATAGATATATTTTTTAAAATAGCAATAGTTATGCTTATAATATCTGTAATTGATTTCGCTTATCAAAAATATAAACATAATAAAGAACTAAAAATGAGTATGCAGGAAATTAAGGAAGAATATAAGCAACAAGAAGGAGATCCGCAGATTAAATCAAAAATTAGGCAGAAACAAAGAGAAATGGCGTCTGGTAGAATGATGCAAGACGTACCTGATGCAACAGTTGTCATTACAAATCCGACCCACTTAGCTATTGCAATTAAGTATGAGCAAGGAGGGGATGGAGCACCTATAGTTGTGGCTATTGGCGCAGATAACGTTGCAATAAAGATAAAAGAAATTGCAAGTGAAAATGATATTCCAATTATTGAAAATAAACCTGTAGCAAGGTTAATATACAAGGAATTAGAGGTAGGCTCAGAAATACCAGCTGATATGTATCAAGCAGTAGCAGAGATATTGGCATTGGTATATAAACTGAAGAAAAAATAG
- the flhA gene encoding flagellar biosynthesis protein FlhA — MAEKAKFKIKNNLDVLVAFGVIAIVLMIIIPLPPKLLDVIIAFNITLAVVILLLTMFTTEVLQFSVFPTLLLITTLLRLALNISSTRLVLTQAYAGDIIEAFGEFVVGGNYVVGIIIFLIIIIIQFVVITSGAGRVSEVSARFTLDAMPGKQMSIDADLNAGVITEEQARERRTKLQDEASFYGAMDGASKFVKGDAIAGIIITIINIFGGIIIGVVMLGMPIGTAATTYVRLTVGDGLVSQIPALLISTASGILVTRSGSTVNLGTQITSQLTTFPKVIALASLVLVVLACIPGMPHIVFIILAIAMATSAYFLNKDEKDQKIIKSETEEQESFETENREPEDVMNLISVEPMEIEIGYGLIPLADEATGGDLLQRIASVRRQCALEMGIVVQPIRIKDNLQLKTNEYVVKIRGTVIIKGELMPSMLLCIDPSSEDITIQGINTVEPTFGLPAVWINNDQREDAEIKGLTVVDPTTVMVTHLTETIKNHAFELLGRQETKLLIDSVKEKYNTVVEELIPDLMTIGEVQKVLQSLLKEKVAIKDMVTILESLADNSRITKDIEVLTEYVRFSLGRSICNGLIDENGVMTIMTLSPEIENIVSNNIQKSLQGSFPAVDPETTSKILNSIKENINTIYFHNNQPVILVSPKIRPAFRRLIEMVFPTVSVLSLNEIPNEVEIKTEGVVTLQ, encoded by the coding sequence GTGGCTGAAAAAGCAAAATTTAAGATAAAGAATAATTTGGACGTATTAGTTGCATTTGGAGTAATCGCAATAGTTCTTATGATTATTATTCCATTACCACCCAAACTTCTTGATGTAATAATTGCATTTAATATTACACTCGCAGTTGTGATTTTATTATTAACAATGTTTACGACAGAAGTTTTGCAATTTTCAGTTTTTCCAACATTATTACTTATTACCACACTTTTAAGGTTAGCGCTAAACATTTCATCTACAAGACTTGTATTAACACAAGCTTATGCAGGAGATATTATAGAAGCGTTTGGTGAGTTTGTTGTTGGTGGTAATTATGTAGTCGGAATAATTATTTTCTTAATAATAATAATTATACAGTTTGTTGTTATTACAAGCGGTGCTGGGCGTGTATCAGAAGTTTCTGCTAGATTTACGCTAGACGCTATGCCAGGTAAACAAATGAGTATAGATGCTGATTTGAATGCAGGCGTTATAACTGAGGAACAGGCAAGAGAGAGAAGAACAAAGCTTCAAGATGAAGCTAGTTTCTATGGAGCTATGGATGGAGCTTCAAAATTCGTAAAAGGAGATGCAATAGCAGGTATAATTATTACTATAATTAATATCTTCGGTGGGATAATAATAGGGGTAGTAATGCTTGGTATGCCAATTGGGACAGCTGCAACTACTTATGTTAGGTTAACAGTTGGAGATGGACTTGTAAGTCAAATACCAGCTCTTTTAATATCAACTGCATCAGGTATTTTAGTTACTAGATCTGGTAGCACTGTGAATTTGGGAACCCAAATAACATCGCAACTTACTACATTCCCAAAAGTTATTGCTTTAGCATCACTTGTGTTAGTAGTTTTGGCTTGTATTCCAGGAATGCCACATATTGTTTTCATAATACTAGCTATTGCTATGGCAACCAGTGCTTATTTCTTGAATAAGGATGAAAAAGATCAAAAGATAATAAAATCAGAAACTGAAGAACAAGAATCTTTTGAAACAGAAAATAGAGAACCAGAGGATGTAATGAACTTGATTTCTGTAGAACCTATGGAGATAGAGATAGGTTATGGATTAATACCACTTGCCGATGAAGCTACAGGTGGAGATTTGTTACAAAGAATAGCATCGGTAAGAAGGCAATGTGCACTCGAGATGGGAATTGTTGTACAACCTATTAGAATTAAAGATAATTTGCAACTAAAAACAAATGAATACGTAGTTAAGATAAGAGGTACTGTAATAATAAAAGGTGAATTAATGCCAAGTATGTTACTTTGTATTGATCCAAGTTCAGAAGACATTACTATTCAAGGTATTAATACTGTTGAACCAACCTTTGGATTACCAGCAGTATGGATAAATAATGATCAAAGAGAAGATGCTGAAATCAAGGGGTTAACAGTGGTAGACCCAACTACTGTAATGGTAACTCATTTAACCGAAACTATTAAGAATCATGCTTTCGAACTTCTAGGAAGGCAGGAAACTAAATTATTAATTGATTCGGTTAAAGAAAAATATAACACCGTAGTTGAAGAATTAATACCAGATCTTATGACTATTGGTGAAGTACAAAAGGTTCTTCAAAGTCTTCTTAAAGAAAAGGTAGCTATAAAGGATATGGTAACTATTCTAGAATCTCTAGCAGATAATTCGAGAATAACAAAGGACATAGAAGTATTAACAGAGTATGTACGTTTTTCACTTGGACGAAGTATATGTAATGGGCTAATTGACGAGAATGGTGTTATGACAATTATGACACTTTCACCTGAAATTGAGAATATTGTATCAAATAATATTCAAAAATCTCTTCAAGGCTCTTTCCCGGCAGTTGATCCAGAGACAACTTCCAAAATATTAAATTCTATTAAAGAAAATATTAATACAATTTATTTTCATAATAACCAACCAGTAATACTTGTATCTCCTAAGATAAGACCAGCATTCAGAAGGTTAATTGAAATGGTATTTCCTACAGTATCTGTGCTTTCTCTTAATGAGATACCAAATGAAGTTGAGATTAAAACTGAAGGAGTCGTGACTCTACAATGA